The following proteins come from a genomic window of Metarhizium brunneum chromosome 2, complete sequence:
- the SLM1 gene encoding Phosphatidylinositol 4,5-bisphosphate-binding protein SLM1 codes for MDRLVSSSLPQQTSDANLNRSASLPHSQSQSHPRQRQQREQEQRQEYNHRRSTSQAPILEHQHAPGSKTASPAPLAGVGRFTEEWDASQRGSSIIDESNRPGFAAMQRSNSVHSFAAGDDQQLPVRNNTLRKKSSMRRTSSLRRSSSRRSSRPGSVRSLALHSASDRDDAHSAFYCPIPTSGTPTDVLASRFQTWRKVLKDLIAYFREIQSHYEQRSKALVKLANVANNISTPPQFLRSAGIDDALQFLRNYNTAAIQEANKSKEIEEDVILALTGLRSDLQQKIKEIKHLSGDFKNSVDREMETTSKAVRALAEVLDKTEIDASSTTGKQDPYLMRLAVDRQVERQIDEENYLHQAYLNLEGSGRELESIVVGEIQKAYNAYAGILKREADNAYAVVDELREGPINMPKDQEWIHFVTHDDHIVDPTVPMRSSDQIHYPGQDHVSAQEIRAGLLERKSKYLKSYTAGWYVLSTTHLHEFKSADKAQAPVMSLYLPEQKLGSHSTEGGSSNKFILKGRQTGTMHRGHTWVFRAESHDTMMAWYEDIKALTEKTPEERSQFVRTHSRSLSRSSRRSVSSDGIVDEDDEEPFSANQVDVNPEPREDMVSRRPQPGGRFPSDLQINAQRGLQAPQSPSSVSSGHQDHSPDAQAYAAAGALPAAALVAGREGQHLHHGQENHMGYGGTEQTPMEDMPSQAAIASQQAHHDGVNPYTCEPVPHPSNQDGGYFAGAFVGSQGHQDHDLDGKATNVVPEASELSNAPRQNVDTEPVNSGEREVASNTTENDSQSHANANATADKISPLVLAASNIPRSETQRELALQVVPEASATEHTTPAETSLGGTSRPKRETDDRTESAATISNLQIPGKYPKGSGIVSP; via the exons ATGGATCGTCTGGTGTCGTCTTCTCTCCCACAGCAGACGTCCGATGCCAACCTGAACCGAAGCGCCTCCCTCCCACACAGCCAGTCCCAGAGTCACCCGCGACAACGGCAACAGCGGGAGCAAGAGCAACGACAGGAATACAATCACCGACGCAGCACTTCTCAGGCTCCCATACTGGAGCACCAGCACGCGCCAGGCAGCAAGACTGCATCTCCTGCTCCCCTGGCCGGCGTGGGCAGGTTCACCGAGGAGTGGGACGCCAGCCAGCGCGGCAGCTCCATCATCGACGAGAGCAACCGACCCGGTTTCGCCGCCATGCAGCGCTCCAATTCCGTGCACAGCTTCGCTGCTGGCGATGATCAGCAGCTTCCCGTGCGAAACAACACACTTCGCAAGAAGTCGTCCATGAGACGAACCAGCAGCCTCAGACGCAGTAGCAGTCGCCGAAGTAGCAGACCCGGCAGTGTTAGGAGTTTGGCCTTGCATTCGGCCTCGGACCGTGATGATGCTCACAGCGCTTTTTACTGCCCTATCCCTACCTCCGGCACTCCGACAGATGTCCTTGCCAGCAGATTCCAGA CCTGGAGAAAGGTTCTCAAAGACTTGATAGCCTACTTCCGCGAGATCCAGTCGCACTACGAGCAAAGGTCCAAGGCCCTTGTCAAGCTTGCCAATGTTGCAAACAATATCTCGACCCCCCCGCAGTTTCTTCGATCTGCCGGGATTGACGATGCCCTGCAGTTTCTCCGTAACTACAACACAGCTGCCATTCAAGAAGCTAATAAGTCCAAGGAAATCGAGGAGGATGTAATCTTAGCTCTGACAGGGTTGAGGAGCGATCTTCAGCAGAAAATCAAGGAAATCAAGCACTTATCTGGCGACTTCAAAAACTCAGTGGATCGCGAGATGGAGACCACGTCCAAAGCCGTTCGTGCTCTTGCCGAAGTTCTCGACAAGACGGAAATAGACGCCTCGTCTACAACGGGGAAGCAAGATCCCTATCTGATGCGCCTCGCAGTTGACCGACAAGTCGAGCGCCAAATAGACGAAGAGAACTACCTTCACCAG GCATATTTGAACCTTGAAGGCTCTGGCCGTGAGCTGGAGTCAATTGTTGTTGGGGAAATCCAAAAGGCGTATAACGCTTACGCAGGTATCCTCAAGCGCGAAGCCGACAATGCCTATGCAGTGGTAGATGAACTGCGCGAAGGTCCCATCAACATGCCCAAGGACCAAGAATGGATTCATTTCGTCACACACGATGACCACATCGTTGACCCTACCGTACCCATGCGATCTTCTGATCAGATCCATTACCCGGGCCAGGATCATGTCTCAGCACAGGAGATTCGAGCTGGGCTTCTGGAGCGCAAGAGCAAATATCTGAAGAGCTACACAGCCGGATG GTATGTCCTTTCTACAACACACCTCCATGAGTTCAAGTCGGCGGACAAAGCACAAGCTCCGGTCATGTCACTGTACTTGCCCGAGCAGAAGCTCGGCTCCCATTCGACCGAGGGTGGCTCATCCAACAAATTTATCCTCAAGGGGCGACAAACTGGCACGATGCACCGCGGGCACACCTGGGTTTTCAGAGCCGAAAGTCATGATACTATGATGGCATGGTACGAGGACATTAAGGCATTGACTGAAAAGACCCCCGAAGAACGATCCCAGTTTGTTCGCACTCACTCTCGAAGCTTAAGCCGATCATCCCGTCGATCCGTTAGCAGTGATGGCATCgtggacgaagacgatgaagagcCTTTCTCTGCGAATCAAGTGGACGTCAACCCAGAGCCACGAGAGGACATGGTTTCCCGACGGCCTCAACCAGGTGGGCGGTTTCCATCAGATCTTCAAATCAACGCACAGCGTGGCTTACAGGCGCCACAATCGCCATCTAGTGTAAGCTCCGGTCACCAGGATCACTCTCCGGATGCCCAAGCCTATGCGGCTGCGGGGGCTCTACCGGCGGCTGCGCTTGTAGCCGGACGTGAGGGTCAGCATCtgcaccatggccaagaaaatCACATGGGCTATGGAGGCACCGAGCAAACTCCAATGGAAGATATGCCATCCCAAGCTGCCATAGCCAGTCAACAGGCGCATCATGATGGCGTTAATCCATACACATGCGAACCAGTTCCCCATCCGTCAAACCAAGACGGGGGGTATTTTGCCGGCGCCTTCGTGGGTTCACAAGGACATCAAGATCACGACCTTGACGGGAAAGCCACCAACGTTGTCCCTGAAGCCTCTGAGCTTTCAAATGCACCCCGGCAAAATGTAGATACCGAGCCTGTCAATTCTGGTGAACGCGAAGTGGCTTCTAACACGACCGAAAACGACAGTCAAAGCCATGCAAATGCTAATGCTACGGCCGACAAAATAAGTCCCCTTGTATTGGCAGCCAGTAATATCCCTAGATCCGAAACTCAACGAGAGTTAGCCCTCCAGGTGGTTCCCGAAGCCAGTGCCACCGAACATACCACCCCGGCCGAAACTTCTTTGGGAGGGACAAGCAGACCGAAGAGAGAAACTGACGACAGAACGGAAAGCGCTGCCACTATCTCAAACTTGCAAATCCCCGGGAAATACCCGAAGGGCAGCGGTATTGTCTCGCCTTAA
- the pps1 gene encoding CDP-diacylglycerol--serine O-phosphatidyltransferase, which yields MSKRSSVASSSANGAMGKTSFNHNQPAIDKQKTLLSADVGHFSLVRAMHLADLITLMNGFCGVMSIFSSLRYCLGDPDSFDNVWLALAFLPFGLFFDFLDGRVARWRNKSSLMGQELDSLADLISFGVAPAMVAFTIGFRSTLDTVGLAFFVLCGLTRLARFNVTVSVLPKDATGKSKFFEGTPIPTSLFLDGLMAYWVYCGQVLDDVPFGAWLKDSALEFHPAVLLFMLHGCLMTSKTIRIPKP from the exons ATGTCGAAGAGAAGTAGCGTTGCTTCCTCAAGCGCGAACGGCGCCATGGGGAAGACTAGTTTCAATCATAATCAGCCTG CTATCGACAAGCAAAAGACGCTACTATCTGCAGACGTTGGACACTTCTCCCTCGTGCGGGCCATGCATCTCGCCGACCTCATCACTTTAATGAATG GCTTCTGCGGAGTCATGTCCATTTTCTCGTCTCTTCGATACTGTCTGGGCGATCCGGATTCTTTTGACAATGTTTGGCTGGCGTTGGCCTTTTTGCCCTTTGGCCTGTTTTTCGATTTTCTCGATGGGAGGGTGGCACGGTGGAGAAATAAGAGCAGTCTCATGGGTCAAGAGCTGGATTCTCTAGCCGATTTG ATTTCGTTTGGGGTCGCGCCGGCCATGGTGGCGTTTACTATCGGCTTTCGATCTACTCTCGACACCGTCGGgctcgccttcttcgtcctATGTGGCCTAACGCGTCTTGCTCGCTTCAACGTTACTGTTTCAGTGCTTCCCAAGGACGCTACGGGCAAGAGCAAGTTCTTCGAGGGTACACCGATCCCGACGTCTCTTTTTCTCGATGGCCTCATGGCATATTGGGTATATTGTGGCCAGGTCCTCGACGACGTGCCTTTTGGGGCATGGTTAAAAGACTCGGCGCTAGAGTTCCATCCCGCAGTACTTCTGTTCATGTTGCATGGATGTCTGATGACGAGCAAGACCATCCGCATACCCAAGCCGTAG